The Cryptococcus depauperatus CBS 7841 chromosome 7, complete sequence genome window below encodes:
- a CDS encoding 40S ribosomal protein S22-A: MVRVSVLNDALNNIVNAERRGKRQVLIRPSSKVVIKVLQVMQKHGYIGEFEIIDDHRGGKVVIQLNGRLNKCGVISPRFNVPVDGIENWVSSLLPARSFGKIILTTSAGIMDHIEARNKHVGGKILAFVY; this comes from the exons ATGGTTCGAGTCTCTGTTCTCAATGACGCTCTT AACAACATCGTCAACGCTGAGCGACGAGGAAAGCGTCAGGTTCTCATCCGTCCTTCCTCCAAGGTTGTCATCAAGGTTCTTCAAGTTATGCAGAAGCATG GCTACATTGGCGAGTTTGAGATCATTGACGACCACCGTGGTGGCAAGGTTGTTATTCAGCTCAATGGCCGATTGAACAAGTGTGGTGTTATCTCTCCCAGGTTCAACGTCCCTGTTGACGGCATCGAGAACTGGGTCAGCTCCTTGCTTCCTGCCCGTTCTTTCGGCAAGATCATCCTCACTACCTCTGCCGGTATCATGGACCACATTGAGGCCCGTAACAAGCAC GTTGGTGGTAAGATCCTTGCATTTGTTTATTAA